A stretch of the Myripristis murdjan chromosome 24, fMyrMur1.1, whole genome shotgun sequence genome encodes the following:
- the fam167ab gene encoding protein FAM167A, whose translation MKRLRLMMEERPVPQIRVDRASDLEEADKEDMELATDDHLMTLKALAEKLRLQTRRPSYLEWKAQLETESLSDSGIREDRLQMEHEGKPVTGKETVVNSDVIQCKLPSDVLKGFRNIDEALNWLRKELTEMRLQDQQLARQLMRLRSDINKLKIEQTCHLHRRMLNDATFGLEERDELSDLLCECPVTPGLGLSAPLRLIGVTKMNINSRRFSLC comes from the exons GCCAGTGACCTGGAAGAGGCTGACAAGGAAGATATGGAATTGGCTACCGACGATCATCTCATGACCTTGAAGGCCTTGGCAGAAAAATTAAGATTGCAGACGAGGAGACCTTCTTACCTGGAGTGGAAGGCCCAGCTGGAGACGGAAAGCCTCAGTGATTCGGGAATTCGGGAAGACCGGCTGCAGATGGAGCATGAGGGGAAGCCAGTCACAGGCAAAGAAACTGTAGTTAACTCCGATGTAATTCAGTGCAAGTTGCCGTCAGATGTGCTGAAGGGATTCAGGAATATCGACGAGGCTCTCAACTGGCTCAGGAAAGAACTG acgGAGATGCGCCTGCAGGACCAGCAGCTGGCAAGGCAGCTCATGCGGCTCCGAAGTGACATCAACAAGCTAAAGATTGAGCAAACGTGCCACCTGCATCGCCGCATGCTCAACGACGCCACCTTTGGCCTTGAGGAGCGGGATGAGCTGTCAGACCTGCTGTGTGAATGCCCGGTCACCCCGGGCCTCGGCCTCTCTGCTCCCCTGCGACTCATTGGCGTCACCAAGATGAACATCAACTCCCGCCGCTTCTCGCTCTGCTAG